CTAACCTTAAAATATCAGACATCATAGTTTCCTCAGAAACAACATACTATGACTTTGACTTAACCAAGTTTGGACACAAAATAGGACAAGTACCTAATTTGCCACAAAAATTTAAAGCAGATGAAGAGTTACTGAAAAAAGTAGCCAATATTGTTGACAACAAAATTTTAAACATTGATATCCACATTGGCTTAATACTCACAGGGGATCAATTTGTTGACAATGAGAAAAATCTTGAAACAATTAAAAAAAATTTCAAAGATGCTTTAGCTGTAGACATGGAAGGAGCTGCAATAGCTCAAGTAGCACACATATTTAAAATACCATTCATAATAATTCGTTCAATTTCTGATCTACCACACAATAAAGACAACCACATAGACTTTAATAAATTTTTAAAAATATCATCAATAAATTCAAGCAAAATGATAAAGGAACTTATTAGACTAATATGAATAATATAATAGCAGCGAACCAAACTTTAACTTCTGAGGCTGTATCTGAAGGACATCCAGATAAAATTGCAGATCAAATCTCCGATGCTATCCTTGATGAAATATTAAAAGAAGATAAAAATGCAAAAGTAGCTTGTGAGGTCATAATTGCACAAAATTTAGTAGTAATAGCAGGAGAAATAAATAGTCCTGCAAAAAAAAGCATAGATATCAAAGAGATTGCTAAGAATATCATCAAAGATATAGGGTATACAAATATTGATTATGGGCTTGATTACAAAACAATAACAGTAATAGACGCTATTGGCAATCAATCGCGTGACATTATAAACGCAATTGAAAAAAAAGGATCCAATGCACTTGGAGCAGGTGATCAGGGAATAATATTTGGATATGCCTGCGATGAAACAAAAAATTTTTTACCTGCTCCTTATGAACTAGCCAATTCAATTCTAAAAAAAGCTAGTAATCTTAGAAAATCAGGAGCAATAAAATGGTTAAGGCCCGACTCAAAATCTCAAGTTACTATAGAATACGATAAAAACAGAAACCCTGTAAAAATCAAAAATATTATAGTCTCTCATCAACACCATCCAAATATCTCCCAAAAACTAATACAACAAACAATAATTGAGGAAATTATCAAACCCACTATTCAAAACAAATCAATGCTTGATGAAAATACTACTTATTGCATTAATCCTTCTGGAAATTTTGTAATTGGGGGGCCTACTGGAGATACTGGTCTTACGGGAAGAAAAATTATTGCAGATAGTTATGGGGGATTTGCAAGGCACGGGGGAGGGGCATACAGCGGAAAAGATGCCACAAAAGTAGATAGATCAGCTGCTTACATGGCAAGATATATCGCAAAAAATATGGTAGCAGCCGGAATTTCTAAAGAATTTGAACTACAGCTTGCATATGCAATTGGAATTGAAAACCCAATATCTATTCAAATAACTGCAGGAATAAATGATCCTAAATATGCAAAAAAAATATTAAATTTTATTGTTAATAACTTCGATTTAACTCCCAATGGTATAATTGAAAAACTAAAACTAAAACAACCTATATATCTTAAAACTTGCACTTATGGTCATTTTGGGAAAAATGAATTTGAATGGGAAAAATTAGATTTTGTAAAAAAAATACAAACAGCGTTAAAAAAATGAAAAAAATAACAAGCTTTACAATAGACCACACAAAACTCAACCCCGGAATATATGTCTCAAGAAAAGATACTTTTGAAAATGTAATATTTACTACAATAGACATTAGAATCAAAGCTCCAAACATCGAACCAATAATTGAAAACGCAGCAATACATACAATAGAGCACATAGGAGCTAATTTGCTTAGAAATAATGAAGTTTGGGCCGAAAAAATAGTATATTTTGGTCCTATGGGATGTAGAACTGGCTTTTACTTAATAATTTTTGGAGACTATGAAAGTAAAGATCTTATTGACTTAGTATCATGGCTTTTTTCCAAAATCGTAAATTTTTCAGAACCTATTCCAGGAGCAAGTGATAAGGAATGCGGAAACTATAAAGAACATAACCTTGATATGGCTAAATATGAATCTTCTAAATATCTACAAATATTAAACAATATCAAAGAAGAAAATTTAAAATATCCTTAAGCTCATAAAATTTAAAAAATAGAAAGTATTTCGCTTTCATTTTTTGTTGCTACATCATACTGAAAAATAAATCCGAATGTTATTTTATGCATTTGATTTAAAAGTAAAGGTTTGTTATAAAAAATTGGAGAGACTGCATATTCCAAAAAAATAAAATCTATATTAATTCTAGCTCCAATATCTATTCCCAAAACAAAATTATCTAGCAATGTACAATCACTTGAATCTATAAAACGAACCTCTGCACCAATGTATGAAAATTGCAAACCCGTAAAAAAAATTAAGCTAAACATTGGCGTATAAGGTAAAAAGAAATAATTACCATACATTCTTAATGAGAATGTAACATCTTTTATCATGAAATGATTTAAAGAATACTTTAAATGTGCTTGATCATCCAACATAAATATTATTCCTTTAGTGTAAGGAGTATGGCTTGGCAAAAATTTAATATCTAAATTAAATTCTCCACCAAATGCCAAATTTTGAGAAACATTAACACCAAGTCCACTGAAAAATTGATATTTAAGTCTCTCATAAAAGAATAAATCTTGAGTAAAATTATCAACACCAACACCAACACCACTATATACATTAAGATAACCAGGAATTCCCGAATAAATTTTTAATGTATTGAGCATAAAAACAAAAAAGAATAAAAAGTTTATTCTCATAAAGAATCCTTTTTGGCAAAATAAAATTAAATATTCATACTTATTCGCATAGACAACTCTTTAAATTTTTCAACTTCAAGATTGAGCTTATTGCCTCTCTTAAAACCAAACTCATCGTTTTTAAATCTTGGAATTACATGAAAATGCGTATGAAAAATCTCTTGCCCTGCACCAGCCCCCAAAGCAGAATATATATTTATTCCGCTATAAATGCTTGAGTTTATTCTCTTTAAAGCATTTGAAATTTTTTTACACACCCTTAAAACTCTCTCGTTAAATTTATCATCCATGTTCAATAAATTCTCACTATGTTCCTTGGGAATAACAAGAGTATGCCCAACAGTTAAAGGGTTAATATCCAAAAATGCAAACACTAAATCATCCTCATAAACTTTATAACTAGGAAGCTCTTTGTTTACTATTTTACAAAAAACACAATCATACATTAAAAATATCCTATTATAAAAAAATAACAATCAACATATTTAAATAAAATTTAAACAACATAACCAACTAAAACCCACTTTGCTATATTAAAATAAGCTATTAAAGTAATAGCATCTGCAATCGTAGTTATTAAAGGTCCTGCCATAAGTGCTGGATCCAACTTTAAAATTTTAGCAACAATGGGCAAAAGACCTCCCAATATCTTTGCTACTGTCAAACTTACCATCAAACAAGATGAAACTACAAAAGCTATTTTCAGCTTATCAGAATGGTGTGGAGTTACAAAAAATACAATTCTTAAAAAATTAACACCAGCAAGAATTGCTCCCACTAGAATACTAACACATATTTCCTTTAAAAAAACTTTAAAAAAATCTTTTACCTTAACAGTACCCAGAGCAAGCTCACGAATTATTAACGCAGATGCCTGAGAGCCGGCATTGCCTGAAGTATCCATTAAAAGGGGAATAAAACTGGCTAAAACCACTAAAGACAACATTAAATTCTGATAATTTGAAATGATTGTAGCTGTAAAAGTAGAAGATACCATAAGAACTAAAAGCCAAATTATCCTATTTTTTGTCATAACTAAAATAGAAGTATCAAGATAAGATGTATCTAGGGGCTTAACGGCCGCAATCATTTGAAAATCTTCAGTATTTACAGATTGAATAACCTCTAAAATGTCATCGATAATAATAACCCCTATCATTCTCCCTTCATTATCAACAACAGGAACACTAGTAATATCATGTTTTTGAAAAAGAAGTGCAACATCTTCTTTCTCATCATTAACCCCCACAATATAAAACCCACTACTTCTCATTATTGATGAAAGAATAACATCATCTTTAGCTAATATCAAATCTTCAATTTTTATAACTCCTTTTAAATGCTTTTCATCATCTGTAATATAATAAGTGTAAATGTCTTCTTTGGTCTTAGCTACCCTTCTAATATAATCAAGAGCTTTACCAACTGTGAAATCTTCTTTAAGCTCAACATACTCAATTGTCACTATCGAACCTGCAGAGTCATCACTGTAAGACAAAAATTTATTAATAATTTCTCTATTTTCCTCTGTAGAACTTGCCAAAAATCTCTGAACAACATTTGCAGGAACCTCTTCTAAAAGGTCAATAACATCATCAAGATTCAGCTCATCAATCATTTCACTTATTTCTTTATTGGTAAAAGAATTTGCTAATTTATTTTTTGTAGATTGGTCAAAATTAGAAAAAGTTTCAACTGCTATTTTTTTGGGCAAAAATCTGTAGAGCAAAATCAATTCAGATCCATTAAGCCTTTTAAGAGCCTCAGCAATATCAAAAGAATCATACTTTAAAAATTTTTCTCTAATTTTAGAATAACTCTTCTCTTTAAGAAAAATTCTCAATTCATCAATATCTATCATTAAAAGGCCTCCAAAAATTAACATTTTACAAGACATTTAATGAATCTAATTCATCAAAGCTTATCCAGCAACATAGAACATCTTCCTGAAGGAATAGGAAGGGTTTTTTCTTTTTTATTTAATATATTTATTGTAAAATAATAAAGTTTTTCAGATTCCATTTTTATTTCCCAGCCTCTTTTCCCTTTATTGCAAATTATTGTAGTTTGATTCTTTTTAAGAGATAAGCTTTCTATCCCCATAATCTCAAGAGTAGGTATGTTCCAATATACAGTTTTATCAGGCAAGCTAATTGTAAGCCCAATAATATTTTCTATCATCAAGCTAATACTAAAAAGCGCAAGATAACAAATAAGACCTTTCTCAGTATAAGTTTTTTTATTAGAATCAAAATATGCAGGTCCTTCTTGCATAGGTTTATAAGCTTCCCAAATGTGCCCTTTAATTTTATTAAAAGGCATTAAAGTGTCTAATATATAATACAAATGTCTTATGGTAAATTCTCTTGCAATATTTGCACGACCACAATATTCAAGTCCCTTGATTACAAAAAAATTCATATAAGTATATACTGAGCCATAATATCCATTGCCATCCTCGCTAAAACCTGGCTCACTAACAGAAAGCGTTGGGAAAGGATTTGGAGTCCCAAAATGATTAGTGCTTTTTAAATAAAAAATCATTCTTTCTATTCTGTCCTCACTAGGAATCTCGGAAAGCATTGGAAAAAACCCTACTATTGTCTTAATTCCAAGAATATTTTCATTAACATCAAGATCATAATAAAATCCATCTTTTTCGCTCCACATTAACGAATTAATTTTGACCTTAAGGGAAAAAAATCGTTTTTTGTATTCAAGCGATAAATTTTTATCATTTAAAATATCTGCCAATTTAGAAATACAATATGCACTATGAACTTGTAATGAATTAAAATCTATAGGATAGTATGCATCTACTCTTGGAGAATTTTTATAAAAAATTTTATTTACATCAATTGAATAAAGACCATTTTCTTTTAAAAATTTTTTCTCTATCCATTTATAATACTTATCAAGAATTGGCAAAACTTCAGAAATTCTTTTTTTATTTCCTGTCTTATGATATAAGTTATATTCAGCCCATGCAAAAATAGGAAATCCAATATTCTCTTCATTCTCATCAAGATCAATAATAGCATTGTTATTGTCATACCTAGCTCTGATTGCACCAGATTCTTCCTGCAATTGATAAAATTTATCAATTGCAGATGTAGATGAATATTCCCCATTACTATAAACAAGAAAAAAGCTTGACATACAAGCTTGCATCTGATCTATATAATCACAATTTTCCGAATAATAATTTTTATCTTTTTTACATCTATCGGAAACTTTTTGTAAAATAACCTTGTCTTGAATCCAAGATAAACTTTTATTATAAATATCAATAAAGTCTTGATCATAATAGTAAATTTTGGGAAACATTTTTTTATTCAATGCTAAATCCTCTAAAACAATAGAAATGTACTTCTACTTATTATAACACAATAAATATAACATAATTAAAAAAATTAAAAACTGGAAAATTAAAAATCTTTTTATTTAAAAAGTTTACAACTTCAATATTTGTTTTATAAAAATTTCATAGCCCTCCTGATTGCAAGGAACAATGATCTCTTTATTGATTATTTTTCTCTCAAGAACTTTTATGTATTCAAATTCATTCGCATTAGGAAGCCCAACAACACCATCTCTTAATCCCATTTGAACAACCTTTCCACCTTCCCAAACATCATTATTTTTAATATATTCACTAGTAATCAAATACAATGCGTCCCCAACGTTTTTTATAACAGAAGTAATAAAATTTTTAGGAGCAAGATGTGACTGATCCTGATCAGCTCCAATAACATAGTAACCATCACCAAGGTTTTTTGCTGCTTCAATAACACCAATTCCTGCCAAACCAGCTGCAAAATGAATTACATCTATTCCTTTAGAATACATTTTACTGGCTATGACTCTACCAATATCAACATCGGAAAAAGAATTGGAATATTCGCTTATAATCTGTATATCTTTATTAGCATACTTTGCACCAGCTTCATAACCATAACGAAATGCGTCTACTATATCACCCTTCACCCCCCCTATAAAACCTATTTTGCCAGAAAAGCTTTTTTTAGCTGCAATATAGCCAGCCAAAAAAGCACCTTGCTCTACTCTGAAAACAACAGCAATCAAATTTTTGGGAATCTGAACATCATCACCATAAATAGGATCTATTATTCCATAGCTAATTTCTGGATTCTCCGATGAAACCGATAAAGATGCGTCCGTAAGCTTGTACCCCACAAGCCAAATCAAGTCTGAACCATTCGCTTTTAAACTATCAAGATCTGAAACATAACTAGAATAAACTCCAGAGACAGCACTAGAAAAAACTTTTTCAACGCTTTCTGGAAAATCTTTTTTTAAGCGTAATAAAGCCTCATTGGCACTAGAATTAAAAGATTTGTCATCAAGAACACCATCTACCAACATGGATATCTTAATTTTTCTTGAACCATACTCTATTTCATTCCTACTAAAGCAAGAAGTCAACAAAATACCGAATATAAAAATTGCAATCCTCATAAGAGTACTTCTCCATTTTTAATCATTCAAATAAAACCAATATGTTTTTATACTTTAAAATAAAACATATAAATTAATTCTTTATTCAAATAAACTCCTTAAGAAATTTCTCATAACTTTCTTTATTAGATGGAACAATAATTTCTTTGTTGATTATTTTATTAGAAAGACTATCAATTTCTTTTTCAAGTTCAAAAGGAATCATCTTAGGATTTCTTACAAACCCCACAACTCCTTCTTTAAGGCCATAATTTATTAATTTGCCACCTTCGAAAGTATTAGTCTTTAAATAGTTAGATGTAAAAATATTTAAAGATCTACCAACATCTTTAGTTGTAGATGTTATTACATTATTCGGAGCAAGATATGATTGATCCTCATCAACTCCAATAATGTAATGCCCAGAACCAAGTTCTTTTGCAACTTCAATAGCTCCAATTCCTCCAAGACCTGCCGCATGATGAATAATGTCTATCTCATCAGAATACATTCTAGTTGCAACACTTCTACCAGCTTCAATGTCGGCGAAACTACCAATATACTGAGCAGATATCTTTATGTCTTTGTTGGCATACTTAGCACCAGCCTCATAACCATACCTGAAAGCATCTACTATCTCACTTTCTATTCCCCCTAAAAATCCAATTTTACCCGTTTTAGAAAGTTTAGAAGCAATATAACCTGTTAAAAATGCACCTTCTTGAGCTCTAAAGGTCATACCCACCAAATTTGCAGGAATAGTATCGCTAGAATAAACAGGATCAACAATTGCATATTTCATATCAGAATTTTGAAGAGAAGCAGCCTTGGCCACATCGCTAAATCTATACCCAATAAGCCAAATTAAATCTGAACCTGCATCTTTAAGCCCTTCAAGATCAGATAAATAAGAATTTGATGAGGATTCTTTTAAAACAAGTTCAATCTTAAACTCCTCTTTAACTTTTTTTATACCATTTAAAGCACTCTCATTAAAAGATTTATCATCAAAAGTTCCATCAATTATTAAAGATACCTTAGGAATTTCACTCTCAAGACTACCCTTGCCACTACAAGATAAAAAAATAATAGTATCAAACAAAATCAACAACAATAATTTATTCATAACCTATTCCCCCTTTACAAATAACACTATACCTAAGTAGTTTATAACTTTGATTTAAATAAATCAAATGCATATTCACTATCAGGAACAATAATTTCTCCACTTATTATTTTATTTTCTAAATCAACAACTTCATCAACTAATCTATCATTTAAAACATCAGGATCCTTAACAATTTCTATTACTCCTTCCTTTAGCCCCCGATCAATAACAATTCCACCCTTAAAAACTCCATTATTAATATACTCTGATGAAATAGAATAAATAACCTTACCAATATCCTTAAGTATAGAAGTAATAACATTTTGAGGTGCAATATATGATTGATCTTGATTCATACCAATAACATAATATCTAGGTCCAAGCTCCTTAGCAGCATCATAAACTCCAAGACCAGTTATACCGGCTATTGGGAAAATAACACCTACTTTATCCTCTTTATACATAAATAGGGCCATTGTTTTGCCCTTCTCTTTATCAAAAAGAGAAGGTGCTTTTTTTGAAATCAATCTTAATTTAGGATTGGCATAAAAAATTCCAGCCTTAAAGCCAAACTTAAAATCATTTAAATGCTCGCTCATAGGACCTGTTAAAAACCCAATCTTTTCTTTTCTGCTCATCTTAGCAGCAATATACCCAGCCAAAAATGCAACTTCTTCATTTCTAAACTTAATAGCCAAGGAATTCTTAGGAACTTGAATATCACCATAATCAAAAGCATCTATAATACCATAATAAATATCTGGACGTTCATAGGAAAGCTTAATTGACAAGCCAGAAAATTGGTGTCCAATCATCCAAAAAATATTTAAAGGATTTTTTTGAACCTCATAAGCATCCTCTTCCATTGCCTCAGCAACAGTAAGGAGTCTTTTGCCCTCAATAGGGTAAGGCCTTAAAGATTTAGTTATAAGTTTTATCCCAAAATTATCTTTAAGTTTTACAACACCATTATGAACGCTTTGATTATAGCCTTTATCATAAAAGCTACCATTAGCCAAAACACCTACAACAACCTTGTCAGATTTAATAGATTTTTTATTAGATTTAAAACAAGAAAATACTAATAAAGATAAAGTAATAAAAATAAACCTTTTAAACAAAATTAATCCTCTCCTTACAAAATTTATTTAAAAAATTTAAAACTTTCTAAAAATTAAAATATTAACCTTATGTTACTAATAAGTAGTATTCTTTATTTACAAAATAAAAATTTAAACAAACCCTTTCTAAAAGATAGTTCTAGCATTAATAAAAACACGGTAGTAGGAAAAATTATTTTTCCTACATCACACTATAATATCCAAATTTAAAACCTTCTGCAAGATTAATTAAATATAAATTACAATAATTAATAAATTCTCTAAAGCATCTTTAAAGAATTAAAAAAATTTTTCACAAACTAACTCAATAAAAATCAAGTTAATTTTCCATTTGCAAAATAAAGTTATCATAAGATGTCTTGTCATAAGGCACTTTTATTATACCATTCATTATACTTTGCCCGATTTTCAACGATTTGTTATAAACTTCAGAAAAATCTGATCTTAAGTTTTCATTTAAAACCAAATCAAGACCATCTTCTTTAAGCCCAAAAAACATGGTCTTACCTCCATCCAAAACTCCAGTTTCTAAATAATTTTTTGTTAAACCATATATTAATGAATCAACTTTCTTTACAGCAGAAACAATAACATTATTAGGGGCAAGATATGATTGATCCTGATCTACTCCAATAATATAATGATCGGGCCCTAATTCTTTTGCGGCCTCAATTACTCCTATACCAGAAAGACCTGCAGCTGCAAATATGATATCAACCCCATCTCGATACATATTAGATGCCGTTGAGCGTCCAAGTCCAACGTCTCCAAATGTACCAACGTATTGGGGGGTCACTTTAATATTAGAGTTTGCATACTTAGCACCAGCTTCATATCCGTACATAAAAGATTCTAAAACTTTTCCCCTCACTCCCCCAACAAATCCGATCTTACCAGTTTTAGAAGCCTTTGACGCAAAGTATCCTGCTAAAAAAGCTACCTCTTCAGATCTAAAACTAATATTAAGAAGATTTTTGGGTATTTGAATTTCATCATAAAATCCTTCTATAATTGCATAATTAACAGCAGCATTCTCACTAGCTCTTTGGAAAAGAATGTCTGACAATTTAAAACCAACTCCCCAAATCAAATTTGAATTACCATCCTCTAAGTTTGCAATATCTCCCAAATAAGCATTACCTGTAGAAGATTTTTCAATTATATTTATATTTAAATCTGCCTTTAATTGCCTTATCGCCTTAGAAGAACTTTCATTAAATCCTTTATCATCAAAAGCACCATCGACTATAAGCGAAACTGTTTTTACCTCTGACTTACTATCATCAGAGCCAGAACAAGCAACAATAAACAAAAAAATTAAAAAATAATAAACTTTTTTTAACACAAAAATATCCTCCATACTTTTAATAAAAAATACAAAAAATAGTACTCATATACACGCTATATAAACAAAAAAAAGACACCTTTTTAAGGTGTCTTTTTACCATCTATAATGAGTAAAAGCTTTATTTGCTTCAGCCATTCTATGAGTATCTTCTTTTTTCTTAAAAGCAGCTCCAGTAGAATTGTATGCATTTAAAAGTTCGTTTGACAACTTTTCTTTCATAGACCTACCGCTAGACTTTCTAGCAGCAAAAATAATCCACTTCATAGCTAAAGCTTCTCTTCTCTCTTCTCTAACTTCAACAGGAACT
This genomic interval from Borreliella andersonii contains the following:
- the bmpC gene encoding nucleoside ABC transporter substrate-binding protein BmpC, which translates into the protein MFKRFIFITLSLLVFSCFKSNKKSIKSDKVVVGVLANGSFYDKGYNQSVHNGVVKLKDNFGIKLITKSLRPYPIEGKRLLTVAEAMEEDAYEVQKNPLNIFWMIGHQFSGLSIKLSYERPDIYYGIIDAFDYGDIQVPKNSLAIKFRNEEVAFLAGYIAAKMSRKEKIGFLTGPMSEHLNDFKFGFKAGIFYANPKLRLISKKAPSLFDKEKGKTMALFMYKEDKVGVIFPIAGITGLGVYDAAKELGPRYYVIGMNQDQSYIAPQNVITSILKDIGKVIYSISSEYINNGVFKGGIVIDRGLKEGVIEIVKDPDVLNDRLVDEVVDLENKIISGEIIVPDSEYAFDLFKSKL
- the mgtE gene encoding magnesium transporter, with translation MIDIDELRIFLKEKSYSKIREKFLKYDSFDIAEALKRLNGSELILLYRFLPKKIAVETFSNFDQSTKNKLANSFTNKEISEMIDELNLDDVIDLLEEVPANVVQRFLASSTEENREIINKFLSYSDDSAGSIVTIEYVELKEDFTVGKALDYIRRVAKTKEDIYTYYITDDEKHLKGVIKIEDLILAKDDVILSSIMRSSGFYIVGVNDEKEDVALLFQKHDITSVPVVDNEGRMIGVIIIDDILEVIQSVNTEDFQMIAAVKPLDTSYLDTSILVMTKNRIIWLLVLMVSSTFTATIISNYQNLMLSLVVLASFIPLLMDTSGNAGSQASALIIRELALGTVKVKDFFKVFLKEICVSILVGAILAGVNFLRIVFFVTPHHSDKLKIAFVVSSCLMVSLTVAKILGGLLPIVAKILKLDPALMAGPLITTIADAITLIAYFNIAKWVLVGYVV
- the bmpD gene encoding nucleoside ABC transporter substrate-binding protein BmpD — its product is MLKKVYYFLIFLFIVACSGSDDSKSEVKTVSLIVDGAFDDKGFNESSSKAIRQLKADLNINIIEKSSTGNAYLGDIANLEDGNSNLIWGVGFKLSDILFQRASENAAVNYAIIEGFYDEIQIPKNLLNISFRSEEVAFLAGYFASKASKTGKIGFVGGVRGKVLESFMYGYEAGAKYANSNIKVTPQYVGTFGDVGLGRSTASNMYRDGVDIIFAAAGLSGIGVIEAAKELGPDHYIIGVDQDQSYLAPNNVIVSAVKKVDSLIYGLTKNYLETGVLDGGKTMFFGLKEDGLDLVLNENLRSDFSEVYNKSLKIGQSIMNGIIKVPYDKTSYDNFILQMEN
- a CDS encoding S-ribosylhomocysteine lyase; translation: MKKITSFTIDHTKLNPGIYVSRKDTFENVIFTTIDIRIKAPNIEPIIENAAIHTIEHIGANLLRNNEVWAEKIVYFGPMGCRTGFYLIIFGDYESKDLIDLVSWLFSKIVNFSEPIPGASDKECGNYKEHNLDMAKYESSKYLQILNNIKEENLKYP
- the metK gene encoding methionine adenosyltransferase is translated as MNNIIAANQTLTSEAVSEGHPDKIADQISDAILDEILKEDKNAKVACEVIIAQNLVVIAGEINSPAKKSIDIKEIAKNIIKDIGYTNIDYGLDYKTITVIDAIGNQSRDIINAIEKKGSNALGAGDQGIIFGYACDETKNFLPAPYELANSILKKASNLRKSGAIKWLRPDSKSQVTIEYDKNRNPVKIKNIIVSHQHHPNISQKLIQQTIIEEIIKPTIQNKSMLDENTTYCINPSGNFVIGGPTGDTGLTGRKIIADSYGGFARHGGGAYSGKDATKVDRSAAYMARYIAKNMVAAGISKEFELQLAYAIGIENPISIQITAGINDPKYAKKILNFIVNNFDLTPNGIIEKLKLKQPIYLKTCTYGHFGKNEFEWEKLDFVKKIQTALKK
- a CDS encoding trehalase family glycosidase, which translates into the protein MNKKMFPKIYYYDQDFIDIYNKSLSWIQDKVILQKVSDRCKKDKNYYSENCDYIDQMQACMSSFFLVYSNGEYSSTSAIDKFYQLQEESGAIRARYDNNNAIIDLDENEENIGFPIFAWAEYNLYHKTGNKKRISEVLPILDKYYKWIEKKFLKENGLYSIDVNKIFYKNSPRVDAYYPIDFNSLQVHSAYCISKLADILNDKNLSLEYKKRFFSLKVKINSLMWSEKDGFYYDLDVNENILGIKTIVGFFPMLSEIPSEDRIERMIFYLKSTNHFGTPNPFPTLSVSEPGFSEDGNGYYGSVYTYMNFFVIKGLEYCGRANIAREFTIRHLYYILDTLMPFNKIKGHIWEAYKPMQEGPAYFDSNKKTYTEKGLICYLALFSISLMIENIIGLTISLPDKTVYWNIPTLEIMGIESLSLKKNQTTIICNKGKRGWEIKMESEKLYYFTINILNKKEKTLPIPSGRCSMLLDKL
- a CDS encoding 5'-methylthioadenosine/adenosylhomocysteine nucleosidase, translating into MILIISAMQEESEEINKILDNKEEIILNDYLENKKIYKGKILGKNVISLTTGIGKVNAATWSSQIISKYKITHIINSGSSGGIKENSNLKISDIIVSSETTYYDFDLTKFGHKIGQVPNLPQKFKADEELLKKVANIVDNKILNIDIHIGLILTGDQFVDNEKNLETIKKNFKDALAVDMEGAAIAQVAHIFKIPFIIIRSISDLPHNKDNHIDFNKFLKISSINSSKMIKELIRLI
- the bmpA gene encoding nucleoside ABC transporter substrate-binding protein BmpA — protein: MNKLLLLILFDTIIFLSCSGKGSLESEIPKVSLIIDGTFDDKSFNESALNGIKKVKEEFKIELVLKESSSNSYLSDLEGLKDAGSDLIWLIGYRFSDVAKAASLQNSDMKYAIVDPVYSSDTIPANLVGMTFRAQEGAFLTGYIASKLSKTGKIGFLGGIESEIVDAFRYGYEAGAKYANKDIKISAQYIGSFADIEAGRSVATRMYSDEIDIIHHAAGLGGIGAIEVAKELGSGHYIIGVDEDQSYLAPNNVITSTTKDVGRSLNIFTSNYLKTNTFEGGKLINYGLKEGVVGFVRNPKMIPFELEKEIDSLSNKIINKEIIVPSNKESYEKFLKEFI
- a CDS encoding HIT family protein, yielding MYDCVFCKIVNKELPSYKVYEDDLVFAFLDINPLTVGHTLVIPKEHSENLLNMDDKFNERVLRVCKKISNALKRINSSIYSGINIYSALGAGAGQEIFHTHFHVIPRFKNDEFGFKRGNKLNLEVEKFKELSMRISMNI
- the bmpB gene encoding nucleoside ABC transporter substrate-binding protein BmpB, yielding MRIAIFIFGILLTSCFSRNEIEYGSRKIKISMLVDGVLDDKSFNSSANEALLRLKKDFPESVEKVFSSAVSGVYSSYVSDLDSLKANGSDLIWLVGYKLTDASLSVSSENPEISYGIIDPIYGDDVQIPKNLIAVVFRVEQGAFLAGYIAAKKSFSGKIGFIGGVKGDIVDAFRYGYEAGAKYANKDIQIISEYSNSFSDVDIGRVIASKMYSKGIDVIHFAAGLAGIGVIEAAKNLGDGYYVIGADQDQSHLAPKNFITSVIKNVGDALYLITSEYIKNNDVWEGGKVVQMGLRDGVVGLPNANEFEYIKVLERKIINKEIIVPCNQEGYEIFIKQILKL